The proteins below come from a single Mycolicibacterium sp. TY81 genomic window:
- a CDS encoding fatty acyl-AMP ligase: protein MSRFTDKMYYNARTSQRGMVTGEPHEPVRHTWGEVHERARRVAGGLAAAGIGPGDKIGVLAGFPVEIAPTVQGIWMRGGSLTMLHQPTPRTDLAVWAEDTMNVIGMIEAKAVVVSEPFLVAIPVLEEKGLQVLKVGDLLAAEPIDPVETGEDDLALMQLTSGSTGSPKAVQITHRNIYSNAEAMFIGAEYDVDKDVMVSWLPCFHDMGMVGFLTIPMYFGAELVKVTPMDFLRDTLLWAKLIDKYKGTMTAAPNFAYALFAKRLRRQAKPGEYDLSTLRFALSGAEPVDPADVEDLIDAGKPFGLKASAILPAYGMAETCLAVSFSPCNAGLVVDEVDADLLAALRRAVPASKGNTRRLASLGPLLRDLEARVVDEDGNVLPERGVGVIQLRGESVTPGYITMAGFLPTQDENGWYDTGDLGYITEEQNVVVCGRVKDVIIMAGRNIYPTDIERAAGRVEGVRPGCAVAVRLDAGHSRETFAVAVESNAWQDPVEVRRIEHQVAHEVVTEVDVRPRNVVVLGPGTIPKTPSGKLRRANSVELVTG from the coding sequence GTGAGCCGATTTACCGACAAGATGTACTACAACGCTCGTACATCGCAGCGGGGCATGGTCACCGGTGAGCCGCACGAGCCAGTGCGCCACACCTGGGGTGAGGTCCACGAGCGGGCGCGCCGCGTCGCCGGCGGCTTGGCGGCCGCGGGCATCGGCCCCGGCGACAAGATCGGTGTGCTGGCCGGTTTCCCGGTCGAGATCGCCCCGACCGTGCAGGGCATCTGGATGCGCGGCGGCAGCCTCACCATGCTGCACCAGCCGACGCCCCGTACCGACCTGGCCGTCTGGGCCGAAGACACCATGAACGTCATCGGCATGATCGAGGCCAAGGCCGTCGTCGTCTCCGAGCCGTTCCTGGTCGCCATCCCCGTGCTGGAGGAGAAGGGCCTGCAGGTCCTCAAGGTCGGCGACCTGCTCGCCGCCGAGCCCATCGACCCCGTCGAGACCGGCGAGGACGACCTCGCGTTGATGCAGCTGACCTCGGGTTCGACCGGATCGCCCAAGGCCGTGCAGATCACGCACCGCAACATCTACTCCAACGCCGAGGCCATGTTCATCGGCGCCGAGTACGACGTCGACAAGGACGTCATGGTCAGTTGGTTGCCGTGCTTCCACGACATGGGCATGGTCGGCTTCCTCACCATCCCGATGTACTTCGGCGCCGAGCTGGTCAAGGTCACGCCGATGGACTTCCTGCGCGACACCCTGCTGTGGGCCAAGCTCATCGACAAGTACAAGGGCACCATGACGGCGGCCCCGAACTTCGCCTACGCGCTGTTCGCCAAGCGGCTGCGCCGCCAGGCCAAGCCGGGCGAATACGACCTCTCCACCCTGCGGTTCGCGCTGTCCGGCGCCGAGCCCGTCGACCCCGCGGACGTCGAAGACCTGATCGACGCCGGTAAGCCGTTCGGGCTGAAGGCCTCGGCCATCCTGCCCGCCTACGGTATGGCCGAGACCTGCCTTGCCGTGTCGTTCTCGCCGTGCAACGCCGGCCTGGTCGTCGACGAGGTCGACGCCGATCTGTTGGCCGCGCTGCGGCGTGCCGTGCCCGCCTCGAAGGGCAACACGCGTCGCCTGGCCTCGCTGGGCCCGCTGCTGCGCGACCTCGAGGCCCGCGTCGTCGACGAGGACGGCAACGTCCTGCCCGAGCGCGGTGTCGGCGTCATCCAGCTGCGCGGCGAATCGGTGACCCCCGGCTACATCACCATGGCCGGCTTCCTGCCGACGCAGGACGAGAACGGTTGGTACGACACCGGTGACCTCGGGTACATCACCGAGGAGCAGAACGTCGTGGTGTGTGGCCGCGTGAAGGACGTCATCATCATGGCGGGCCGCAATATCTACCCGACCGACATCGAGCGGGCCGCGGGCCGTGTCGAGGGCGTGCGCCCGGGCTGCGCCGTGGCGGTGCGCCTCGACGCCGGTCATTCGCGCGAGACGTTCGCTGTCGCAGTCGAATCCAACGCCTGGCAGGACCCGGTGGAAGTGCGCCGGATCGAGCACCAGGTGGCGCACGAGGTCGTGACCGAGGTCGACGTGCGGCCGCGCAACGTCGTCGTGCTGGGCCCCGGCACCATCCCCAAGACCCCGTCCGGCAAGCTCCGTCGCGCCAACTCGGTGGAACTCGTCACCGGCTAG
- the pth gene encoding aminoacyl-tRNA hydrolase encodes MAEPLLVVGLGNPGPRYETTRHNVGFLVADILAERIGSGFKVHKKSGAEVTTGRLGGRSVVLAKPRTYMNESGRHVGPLAKFYSVAPADVVVLHDELDIDFGRIRLKFGGGEGGHNGLRSIASALGTKDFQRVRIGVGRPPGRQDPAAFVLENFNSRERPELGTILEQAADATELLLQHGVEAAQNTVHAW; translated from the coding sequence TTGGCCGAGCCACTGCTGGTGGTCGGCCTGGGCAATCCTGGGCCGCGCTACGAAACAACGCGGCACAACGTTGGATTTCTGGTTGCCGACATCCTGGCCGAGCGCATCGGCTCAGGATTCAAGGTGCACAAGAAATCCGGAGCTGAGGTCACCACGGGCCGGCTGGGAGGCCGGTCCGTGGTGCTCGCCAAGCCGCGCACCTACATGAACGAATCCGGTAGGCACGTGGGGCCTTTGGCGAAGTTCTATTCGGTCGCACCGGCTGACGTCGTGGTGCTCCACGACGAGCTGGACATCGACTTCGGCCGTATCCGGCTCAAGTTCGGCGGCGGCGAGGGCGGCCACAACGGCCTGCGCTCGATCGCTTCCGCCTTGGGCACCAAGGACTTTCAGCGGGTCCGCATCGGCGTCGGCCGCCCGCCGGGACGGCAGGACCCGGCCGCGTTCGTGCTGGAGAACTTCAATTCGAGGGAACGGCCCGAGTTGGGCACCATCCTCGAACAAGCCGCCGACGCAACGGAATTGCTGCTGCAGCACGGCGTCGAGGCGGCACAGAACACCGTCCACGCCTGGTAG